The following coding sequences lie in one Apium graveolens cultivar Ventura chromosome 3, ASM990537v1, whole genome shotgun sequence genomic window:
- the LOC141712981 gene encoding annexin D5-like encodes MSSLSLSLIPTSPRDDAIQLYRAFKGFGCDNEAVIKILAHRDAMQRALIQQEYSTMYSTDLLTKLASELRGKLETAVLLWMHEPASRDAIILNEALSPDFLNLEAATELICTRTVPQLQTLKQIYYSKFGTHIERDIELQTTGDHQKILLAYLTAPRYHVMEIDRGLVAEDAKALFKAGEKKLGTNEKIFVGIFSERSPAHLIAVNSAYHDMYGNSLNKAVKNETSGKLELALLSILGCAKNPYKHFAKALNKAMKGLGTDDTKLIRVIVTRTEIDMQYIKAEYHKKYGKTLNDLVQSETSGHYRTFLLALLGPKNH; translated from the exons ATGTCAAGTTTAAGCCTATCCCTTATTCCAACCTCCCCCAGAGATGATGCCATTCAACTTTACCGCGCTTTTAAGG GATTTGGATGTGATAATGAAGCTGTAATCAAAATTCTTGCTCATCGTGATGCGATGCAGCGTGCTCTGATCCAACAAGAGTACAGCACAATGTACTCTACTGACCTTCTAACAAAGCTAGCTTCAGAGCTTAGAGGAAAATTAGAG ACAGCTGTTTTGCTGTGGATGCATGAGCCAGCAAGCAGGGATGCAATTATATTAAACGAGGCGCTATCTCCGGATTTTCTTAATCTTGAAGCTGCGACTGAATTGATATGCACTCGTACAGTTCCTCAATTACAGACATTGAAACAGATATATTATTCAAAGTTTGGAACTCATATTGAGCGTGATATAGAACTACAAACAACTGGTGATCATCAAAAG ATCTTGCTTGCATACTTAACTGCACCACGTTATCATGTCATGGAAATTGACAGAGGTCTAGTTGCGGAAGATGCAAAGGCTCTTTTTAAAGCAGGGGAGAAGAAATTAGGGACTAACGAAAAAATATTTGTTGGTATATTTAGCGAGCGGAGTCCAGCACATCTGATTGCTGTCAATTCTGCATACCATGATATGTACGGAAACTCACTGAATAAG GCAGTGAAGAATGAAACATCAGGGAAACTAGAACTTGCGCTTTTGTCAATCCTAGGCTGCGCAAAGAATCCTTATAAGCATTTTGCCAAG GCGTTGAACAAAGCAATGAAAGGGTTGGGTACGGATGATACAAAACTTATCAGGGTTATTGTGACCAGGACTGAGATTGATATGCAATACATAAAGGCTGAATACCACAAGAAATACGGGAAGACTTTAAATGATCTAGTGCAATCGGAGACTTCAGGCCactacagaaccttccttctCGCGCTTTTGGGTCCTAAGAACCACTAG